In Saccharomyces eubayanus strain FM1318 chromosome XV, whole genome shotgun sequence, a single window of DNA contains:
- the HMI1 gene encoding ATP-dependent 3'-5' DNA helicase, which translates to MDKLTPSQWKVVNKPYEPASTVKVIAGPGSGKTLTLLHKVHHLVTVENIKPDEILIFSLTNKAVDNIIENLLSVFEDLHTNKEIIRQIGCYTIHGLANRIVVENEGMINIIEEIGWRGLMKLLPPSKRSPHHFRSYKELEKVIKDYKLNGSRTGNVKAKNDSIVIEQLVELMDNCKVMTNDDLIIRAKKYLELDQPILGDASSSFTQDLQNKYKVVLIDEFQDLYPSLAPLVATICKGKQLIMFGDTNQSIYEFLGNNKQIMWQLDNLHPKSSTTVLKLFDNFRSTPEIISLASRVINLPPAKKQVLDNTDETPSELVRKLPSGVLPQSASFDDLTTETEFIIDKITQLICSSAKFSDIAILSRTNSHLTTLGNVLKKYGIPFEKLKSQPDWMDDLRIQFLLDIMKVCSLASDEKHSREFDTSAKWQSDFSILVTMSAIKGVGDASIQALYKACGLKKLSIWKYLTVVPNFEWPLGLSIKKKIENYTANLYELIEDDQIHQLEDPLELLEKISNITHNLNLNPTYFQSVSDYQSSLEFKTHLREMAQVMKVSQSNKPSGTSFIKWFLETYFDQTMVFHQAKQELKTNGPGTVKLSTIHSAKGLEFPIVFLTNGIMSNFPMDTNSLYVGMTRARNLLYMSNMKHQNLISKTPLYSRSIMFNESFWTYYNKDLNRSLHGVTMAHDYNIQHYNRLRKDFGFYRAYSSLRCCKNIFRRI; encoded by the coding sequence ATGGACAAGCTAACTCCATCGCAATGGAAAGTTGTAAACAAGCCGTACGAGCCAGCATCCACAGTAAAAGTTATTGCGGGCCCAGGTTCAGGAAAAACGTTGACGCTATTACATAAAGTGCACCATCTGGTCACCGTGGAAAATATTAAGCCTGACGAAATACTGATATTTTCGCTGACAAATAAAGCTGTCGATAATATAATAGAGAACTTGTTGTCCGTATTCGAAGACTTGCATACTAATAAAGAGATTATTCGTCAGATTGGATGTTACACTATTCATGGTTTGGCCAATAGAATCGTAGTGGAAAATGAGGGAATGATAAACATCATAGAGGAGATAGGCTGGAGAGGATTAATGAAATTGCTGCCGCCCTCCAAGAGAAGCCCCCATCATTTTCGATCGTACAAGGAGTTAGAAAAGGTTATCAAAGATTACAAACTGAATGGCAGTAGGACCGGCAATGTCAAGGCAAAAAATGATAGTATCGTTATTGAGCAACTAGTCGAACTGATGGATAACTGTAAAGTAATGACTAATGATGACTTGATTATTCgtgcaaaaaaatacctAGAGCTCGATCAACCTATCCTAGGTGACGCCTCGTCATCTTTCACTCAAgatcttcaaaacaaatacaaagTTGTTCTTATCGATGAGTTTCAGGATCTTTATCCAAGTTTAGCACCTTTGGTTGCCACTATTTGTAAGGGGAAACAACTTATCATGTTCGGTGATACAAATCAAAGCATTTACGAATTCTTGGGGAATAACAAACAGATCATGTGGCAATTGGACAATCTACATCCAAAATCGTCTACTACTGTTTTAAAACTGTTCGATAATTTTAGATCTACGCCCGAGATTATCTCTTTAGCATCAAGGGTCATCAATCTTCCGCcagcaaagaaacaagtaTTAGATAATACCGACGAAACTCCATCAGAACTGGTTCGCAAGCTACCAAGCGGTGTTTTACCCCAATCGGCTTcatttgatgatttgacAACAGAAACTGAATTCATCATCGACAAGATTACTCAATTAATTTGCTCTTCTGCCAAATTTTCTGATATTGccattttatcaagaacCAACTCGCATTTAACAACGTTGGgaaatgttttgaaaaaatatggtataccatttgaaaaattaaaaagtCAGCCCGATTGGATGGACGACCTGCGAATTCAGTTCCTCTTGGATATCATGAAAGTGTGCTCTCTAGCGTCTGACGAGAAGCATAGCCGCGAGTTCGATACGAGTGCCAAATGGCAAAGCGATTTCAGCATACTGGTCACAATGAGTGCTATCAAGGGAGTTGGTGATGCTTCAATACAAGCTTTGTATAAGGCATGCGGTTTGAAGAAGCTATCGATTTGGAAGTACTTAACCGTGGTCCCGAATTTTGAATGGCCATTGGGCCTCtccataaaaaaaaaaattgaaaactaCACAGCTAATTTATACGAACTGATTGAAGACGACCAAATTCACCAACTGGAAGACCCTTTGGAACTTTTGGAGAAGATTTCCAATATAACACATAACTTAAACCTCAATCCTACCTACTTCCAATCTGTGAGCGACTACCAATCATCACTAGAGTTTAAAACGCACTTGCGAGAAATGGCTCAAGTAATGAAAGTGTCACAATCCAACAAACCTTCAGGAACTTCCTTCATCAAATGGTTTCTAGAGACTTATTTCGATCAAACAATGGTTTTCCATCAGGCCAAACAGGAATTGAAAACCAACGGCCCTGGTACAGTAAAACTGTCTACGATTCATTCCGCCAAGGGTTTGGAGTTTCCCATAGTGTTTCTGACGAATGGAATCATGTCCAATTTCCCTATGGACACGAATTCTCTTTACGTCGGTATGACTAGGGCAAGAAACTTATTATATATGTCCAACATGAAACATCAGAATCTAATCAGTAAGACCCCACTTTACTCTAGATCTATAATGTTTAACGAGTCTTTTTGGACCTACTACAACAAGGATTTAAACAGATCTCTGCATGGCGTTACGATGGCGCATGACTACAACATACAGCATTACAATCGGTTACGTAAAGACTTTGGATTTTATAGAGCATATTCTTCACTACGGTGCTGTAAGAACATTTTTAGACGTATATAG
- the RFC4 gene encoding replication factor C subunit 4: MSKILSLQLPWVEKYRPQVLSDIVGNKETIDRLQQIAKDGNMPHMIISGMPGIGKTTSVHCLAHELLGSSYGDGVLELNASDDRGIDVVRNQIKHFAQKKLHLPQGKHKIIILDEADSMTAGAQQALRRTMELYSNSTRFAFACNQSNKIIEPLQSRCAILRYSKLSDEDVLKRLLEVIKLEDVKYTNDGLEAIIFTAEGDMRQAINNLQSTVAGHGLVNADNVFRIVDSPHPLIVKKMLLATNLDDSINILRTDLWKKGYSSIDIVTTSFRVTKNLTQVKESVRLEMIKEIGLTHMRILEGVGTYLQLASMLAKIRKLNTKV, from the coding sequence ATGTCCAAGATTTTGTCTTTGCAACTTCCATGGGTGGAGAAATATCGCCCTCAGGTTTTATCTGATATAGTCGGTAATAAAGAAACCATTGATCGACTTCAGCAAATCGCTAAAGATGGTAACATGCCCCATATGATAATATCTGGTATGCCGGGTATAGGTAAGACCACCTCGGTACATTGCCTTGCGCATGAGCTGCTGGGCAGTTCCTACGGCGATGGTGTTTTGGAATTGAACGCTTCAGACGATAGAGGTATTGATGTCGTCAGAAACCAGATAAAACACTTTGCccagaagaaattgcaTCTTCCTCAAGGTAAACATAAGATCATCATCCTCGATGAAGCGGACTCCATGACAGCTGGTGCTCAGCAAGCATTGAGAAGAACCATGGAATTATACTCGAATTCAACCAGATTCGCATTTGCCTGTAATCAATCTAATAAGATCATTGAGCCATTACAAAGTAGATGCGCAATTTTAAGGTACTCTAAGCTATCGGATGAAGACGTTCTAAAACGTCTCTTGGAGGTCATAAAACTAGAAGATGTCAAATACACGAATGATGGGTTAGAAGCAATAATTTTTACTGCCGAAGGTGATATGAGACAAGCTATAAACAATTTACAAAGTACTGTAGCAGGACATGGCTTAGTCAACGCTGATAATGTTTTCAGGATCGTCGATTCCCCACATCCATTAATagtgaagaaaatgctACTAGCCACCAACCTAGACGATTCCATCAACATCTTGAGAACGgatctttggaaaaagggTTATTCCTCAATTGATATCGTAACAACATCCTTCCGTGTCACTAAAAACTTGACGCAAGTTAAGGAATCAGTAAGGTTAGAAATGATAAAGGAAATTGGCCTAACTCATATGAGAATTTTGGAAGGTGTCGGGACTTACTTACAATTGGCTAGTATGTTAGCCAAAATTCGTAAACTAAATACTAAAGTCTAA
- the TRM10 gene encoding tRNA (guanine(9)-N(1))-methyltransferase, whose protein sequence is MSDEKIDQTEEVVKRTPPLPPVPEGLSKKQWKKICKRQRWEDNKVKYNAERRVKRKRLRHERSAKIQEYIDKGEEVPRELVREPRVNVNQVDSGIEIILDCSFDELMNDKEIVSLSNQVTRAYSANRRADHFAEIKVAPFDKRLKKRFETALHDTNYDNWNHFKFLPDDKIMFEDEHVSKDKIVYLTADTDEKLERLEPGMRYIVGGIVDKNRYKELCLKKAQKLGIPTRRLPIDEYINLEGRRVLTTTHVVQLMLKYFDGHDWKNAFESVLPARKLEAETASTTDDA, encoded by the coding sequence ATGTCAGATGAGAAAATAGACCAAACAGAAGAGGTGGTGAAAAGAACACCACCTTTGCCACCGGTGCCGGAAGGTTTGTCCAAAAAGCAATGGAAGAAAATATGTAAAAGACAAAGGTGGGAGGATAACAAAGTGAAATATAATGCGGAACGTCGTgtgaagaggaagaggcTACGTCACGAGAGAAGTGCGAAGATCCAAGAGTACATTGACAAGGGAGAAGAAGTCCCACGGGAGTTGGTTAGAGAGCCTCGGGTCAATGTAAACCAAGTCGATTCTGGGATCGAGATCATACTCGACTGTTCCTTTGACGAACTGATGAACGACAAGGAAATAGTCAGTTTGTCGAATCAGGTCACAAGGGCATATTCCGCCAACAGAAGAGCGGATCATTTCGCGGAAATTAAAGTGGCGCCTTTCGATAAAAGactaaagaaaagatttgaaaccGCTCTGCACGATACGAATTACGACAACTGGAACCACTTCAAATTCCTACCAGACGACAAAATTATGTTTGAAGACGAGCACGTAAGCAAGGACAAAATAGTGTACTTAACTGCCGACACAGACGAGAAACTAGAGAGGCTGGAACCGGGCATGAGGTACATCGTTGGGGGTATTGTAGATAAGAACCGCTATAAGGAGTTGTGTCTCAAAAAAGCCCAAAAGCTAGGCATCCCAACGCGGAGACTGCCTATCGACGAGTATATCAACCTGGAGGGTAGAAGGGTGCTGACCACGACGCACGTGGTGCAGCTCATGCTGAAATACTTTGATGGCCATGACTGGAAGAACGCTTTTGAAAGCGTTTTACCGGCCAGAAAGCTAGAGGCAGAAACAGCATCCACGACCGACGACGCATAA
- the YPQ1 gene encoding cationic amino acid transporter, translating into MQLVPVELNGSTLSGISGSISISCWIIVFVPQIYENFYRKSSDGLSLLFVILWLAGDVFNLMGAVLQHLLSTMIILAAYYTVADIILLGQCLWYDNEEKPAVDPIHLSPANPMNENVLHDVFNEQQPLLNTQGQANHIDEEMATPSSNGDVAGDDLRKANSRNFVKDVCIVAGVVFVGVVSWYVTYCLNYTQSPPVEDPPLPVPELEINWLAQIFGYLSAMLYLGSRIPQILLNFKRKSCEGISFLFFLFACLGNITFIFSVVVISLDWKYLILNASWLVGSIGTLFMDFVIFSQFFIYKGNKRFILN; encoded by the coding sequence ATGCAATTAGTGCCGGTAGAATTGAATGGTTCCACTCTGAGCGGGATCTCCGGGTCCATCTCCATTTCGTGCTGGATCATCGTGTTTGTTCCTCAGATCTATGAAAACTTTTACAGAAAGTCATCCGATGGGCTGTCACTACTGTTCGTGATCTTGTGGCTAGCTGGTGACGTGTTCAATCTGATGGGTGCCGTTCTGCAGCATTTACTGTCTACCATGATCATTCTTGCCGCGTACTATACCGTGGCCGATATCATTTTACTTGGTCAATGTCTATGGTACGACAATGAGGAAAAACCGGCAGTGGACCCTATTCATCTTTCTCCTGCTAACCCAATGAACGAAAATGTTTTGCACGACGTCTTCAACGAACAGCAGCCGCTGTTGAACACGCAAGGCCAGGCAAATCacattgatgaagaaatggCTACTCCTTCGTCCAATGGAGACGTTGCTGGTGACGATTTGCGTAAAGCtaattcaagaaatttcgTGAAGGACGTCTGTATTGTTGCAGGAGTGGTTTTCGTGGGTGTTGTATCATGGTACGTGACCTACTGCTTAAACTACACGCAGTCTCCTCCCGTGGAAGACCCACCTTTGCCCGTTCCCGAATTAGAAATCAACTGGTTGGCACAGATCTTTGGCTATCTAAGCGCTATGTTGTACTTAGGTTCAAGAATCCCTCAAATACTACTgaacttcaaaagaaagtctTGCGAAGGTATCagcttcttgttttttctgtttgCCTGCTTGGGTAACATAACGTTTATTTTCTCCGTTGTTGTCATCTCTCTAGACTGGAAGTACTTGATTTTGAACGCTTCCTGGTTGGTTGGAAGTATAGGCACTCTGTTCATGGATTTCGTCATCTTTTCccagtttttcatttacaAAGGGAATAAAAGATTTATACTAAATTAA
- the SPO21 gene encoding Spo21p: MSNILHASNMEGTSMMTVTSHSSEDSSRISSHDQDTDAHNDSNISGAENHKMSKRKWMKEFFKLSKSPNAKSNQSLSSMKSNQSLVSMKSSDNGDVSANDYSFICNSGLQSGGLSRSNNIKEPQRDPAGSQRSKNNALSLPTQTTSSSTSSSSSSSSSYDSVRRTDNSVRMQKNKHSRFNKELPRSRESSNMNSGSIISQYNVDTQATAIMSDMQKQYESQQLPSLFINETLLIDPNGKVSEVIKLIFEEVGYKFDDFSDISVFQLMQEMYQLIKKDSSNKKSKLTTFASKVKEKEMQVKTQNDKIIKLETTNKAYKTKYKELSLENRKMKEAFKELDSESYDHDEEILKKYKYTKETLDRVNREQQLVIDQNEFLKKNVNELQNEVNATNFKFSLFKEKYAKLADSITELNTSTKKREAMGENLTFECNELKEICLKYKKNIENLTNTNKSLQSSFKNERKKVLDLRNERNLLKKQILLIECHGSYSLLLVSNILTSYRFLLPSETIMETETLIKELLNMNNSLSNHVCSSDQSPAEFSKRLESRCIEFEEKLLYFYQEVVTRKIIDIIYKCFISYYKKSRQNEPKPSQNSTTPYKQNQRQVPHSIK, encoded by the coding sequence ATGAGCAATATATTACACGCATCAAACATGGAAGGAACGTCAATGATGACGGTTACCTCACATAGTTCGGAAGACTCCAGTCGCATATCAAGCCACGACCAGGATACCGACGCTCATAACGATAGTAACATAAGTGGTGCGGAAAACCATAAAAtgtcaaaaagaaaatggatGAAGGAATTCTTTAAGCTCTCTAAATCTCCCAATGCAAAAAGCAATCAGAGTCTAAGTTCCATGAAAAGCAATCAAAGTTTGGTTTCAATGAAAAGCAGTGATAATGGGGATGTTTCTGCCAATGattattcatttatttgCAACAGCGGCCTTCAATCTGGTGGGTTGAGTCGTTCCAATAATATCAAGGAACCGCAGAGAGACCCAGCGGGAAGCCAAAGATCAAAAAACAATGCCCTTTCCTTACCAACACAGACAACTTCTTCGTCCacctcctcttcttcttcttcttcttcttcttatgATTCTGTAAGAAGGACTGATAATAGCGTTAGAATgcaaaagaataaacaCTCCAGATTCAACAAGGAATTACCCCGCAGCAGGGAAAGCTCAAATATGAATTCTGGATCTATCATCAGTCAATACAATGTCGATACTCAGGCAACCGCTATAATGAGCGATATGCAAAAACAATATGAGTCGCAGCAACTACCTTCGTTGTTTATAAACGAGACTTTACTGATTGATCCAAATGGTAAAGTTTCAGAGGTTATAAAGTTgatatttgaagaagtcgGCTACaaatttgatgattttaGTGATATTTCCGTTTTCCAACTGATGCAAGAAATGTATCAATTAATTAAGAAGGATTCTAGTAATAAAAAGTCAAAATTAACAACTTTTGCCTCcaaagtaaaagaaaaagaaatgcaaGTGAAAACCCAAAACgataaaattattaaacTAGAAACCACAAACAAAGCTTATAAGACTAAATACAAGGAATTATCTTtagaaaatagaaaaatgaaagaggCATTTAAAGAGCTAGACAGTGAGTCATACGACCATGACGAAgaaatattaaagaaatacaaataCACTAAGGAAACGTTGGATAGAGTTAACAGAGAACAACAATTGGTCATTGATCAAAACGAgtttctaaaaaaaaatgttaacGAACTTCAAAATGAGGTTAATGCTACCAACTTCAAGTTTTCcttattcaaagaaaaatatgctAAATTAGCAGATAGTATAACTGAGTTGAACACCTccacaaagaaaagggagGCTATGGGGGAGAATTTGACTTTTGAATGCAATGAATTGAAGGAGATATGCCTGaagtataaaaaaaacattgaAAATCTAACGAACACTAATAAAAGTTTGCAAAGTTCATTTAAGAATGAAAGGAAGAAAGTTTTAGATTTGAGAAATGAGAGGAACTTGctgaaaaaacaaatactGTTAATCGAATGCCACGGCTCATACTCCTTACTTTTAGTATCTAACATCTTAACATCTTACCGGTTCTTACTACCAAGCGAAACTATTATGGAAACTGAAACCTTGATAAAGGAATTGCTGAACATGAACAATTCCCTGTCGAATCACGTATGCTCCTCCGACCAGTCTCCTGCCGAGTTCTCAAAAAGGCTAGAATCCAGATGTATAGAGTTCGAGGAAAAGCTTCTTTATTTCTATCAAGAAGTTGTGACAAggaaaattattgatattatttataaatGCTTTATCAGTTattacaagaaaagcaGGCAAAACGAACCGAAACCCAGCCAAAACTCTACCACGCCGTACAAGCAAAACCAAAGACAAGTTCCACACTCTatcaaataa
- the MSH2 gene encoding mismatch repair ATPase MSH2, translating into MSSTRPDLKFSDVSEERNFYKKYIALPKKPLKTIRLVDKGEYYTVIGTDAIFVADSVYHTQSVLKNCQLDSITAKNFVEPTKYVTVSLQVLATLLKLCLLDLGYKVEIYDKSWKLLKSASPGNIEQVNELMNLNIDSSIVIASMKIQWNSQDGNCVIGIAFIDTTGYKVGMLDIVDNEVYSNLESFLIQLGVKECLVQDLTLNPNSNTELQKLINVIDRCGCVVTLLKNSEFSEKDVELDLTKLLGNDLALSLPQKYSKLSMGACNALIGYLQLLSEQDQVGKYELVEHKLKEFMKLDASAIKALNLFPQGPQNPFGSNNLAVSGFTSAGNTGKITSLFQLLNHCRTNAGIRLLNEWLKQPLTDIKEITKRHDLVDYLIDQIELRQMLNTDFLPMIPDIRRLTKKLNKRGSLEDVLKIYQFSKKIPEIVQIFNSFLEDENPSEDVKELVRSMWLAPLSHHVEPLSKFEEMVETTVDLNAYEENNEFMIKIEFNEELAKIRSKLDDLRDEIHSIHLDAAEDLGFDPDKKLKLENHHLHGWCMRLTRNDAKELRKHKKYIELSTVKAGIFFSTKQLKLIANETNVLQKEYDKQQSALVREIINITLTYTPVFEKLSLVLAHLDVISSFAHTSSYAPIPYIRPKLHPMNSERRTHLVSSRHPVLEMQDDVSFISNDVTLESGLGDFLIITGPNMGGKSTYIRQVGVISLMAQIGCFVPCEEAEIAIVDAILCRVGAGDSQLKGVSTFMVEILETASILKNASQNSLIIVDELGRGTSTYDGFGLAWAIAEHIAGKIGCFALFATHFHELTELSEKLPNVKNMHVVAHIEKNADEQKHDDEDITLLYKVEPGISDQSFGIHVAEVVQFPEKIVKMAKRKANELDDLKINNENMKKAKLSLQEVNEGNIRLKTLLKEWIRRAKEEGLDDPSKISEEASQHKIQELLRAIASESEYENDNYLKYIRKLLL; encoded by the coding sequence ATGTCATCTACCAGACCTGATTTGAAGTTTTCTGATGTAtcagaagaaagaaactttTACAAAAAGTATATTGCATTACCGAAGAAGCCATTAAAAACCATCAGATTGGTTGATAAAGGTGAATATTATACGGTTATAGGCACAGACGccatttttgttgctgATTCAGTGTATCACACTCAGtctgttttgaaaaattgtcAATTGGACTCCATAACGGCGAAAAACTTCGTTGAACCCACCAAATACGTTACCGTTTCTTTACAAGTTCTTGCTACTCTACTGAAACTATGCTTGTTGGATCTTGGCTACAAAGTCGAAATCTACGACAAGAGTTGGAAACTACTCAAGAGCGCATCGCCGGGGAATATCGAGCAAGTTAATGagttgatgaatttgaatatTGATTCAAGTATCGTCATTGCAAGCATGAAAATTCAATGGAATTCTCAGGACGGAAATTGTGTTATTGGCATTGCATTCATCGATACCACTGGTTACAAAGTTGGTATGCTTGATATTGTCGATAATGAAGTGTACTCCAACCTAGAAAGTTTCTTGATTCAATTGGGTGTGAAAGAATGTTTGGTGCAAGATCTTACTTTGAATCCGAATTCGAACACCGAATTACAAAAACTAATTAACGTTATCGATCGTTGTGGATGTGTCGTTacattattgaaaaactcCGAATTTTCCGAGAAAGACGTCGAATTGGACTTGACTAAGCTATTAGGTAACGATTTGGCTTTATCGTTACCCCAAAAGTATTCTAAACTATCCATGGGTGCGTGTAACGCATTGATCGGCTATTTGCAATTATTGTCAGAGCAAGACCAAGTCGGCAAATATGAGCTGGTCGAACATAAATTAAAAGAATTTATGAAGTTGGATGCTTCTGCCATTAAGGCTCTTAACCTTTTCCCCCAAGGTCCACAAAATCCATTCGGGAGTAACAATTTAGCTGTTTCTGGGTTTACCAGTGCTGGAAATACTGGCAAGATAACatctctttttcaattgctGAACCACTGTAGGACAAACGCTGGCATTCGGCTTTTAAATGAGTGGTTGAAGCAACCATTGACTGACATTAAGGAGATTACTAAAAGACATGATTTGGTTGACTACTTGATCGACCAAATTGAATTGAGACAGATGCTCAATACTGACTTTTTACCGATGATCCCAGATATCCGTAGGTtaaccaaaaaattaaataagAGGGGAAGCTTAGAAGACGTCTTGAAAATTTACCAATTCAGTAAAAAGATACCGGAAATtgttcaaattttcaactcGTTCCTAGAAGACGAAAATCCTAGTGAAGATGTAAAGGAATTGGTCCGTTCCATGTGGTTGGCTCCGCTGAGTCATCATGTTGAGCCTTTATCTAAGTTCGAAGAAATGGTTGAAACCACTGTGGATTTGAATGCTtacgaagaaaataatgaattcATGATCAAGATCGAGtttaatgaagaattggCTAAAATAAGAAGTAAACTAGATGACTTGCGTGATGAAATCCATTCAATTCATCTGGATGCTGCTGAAGACCTAGGGTTTGATCCAgacaagaaattgaagttGGAGAATCATCATTTGCACGGTTGGTGTATGAGATTGACACGTAACGACGCCAAAGAATTGCGTAAACATAAAAAGTACATTGAGCTGTCTACTGTAAAAGCAggtattttcttcagtaCCAAGCAACTAAAGTTAATTGCGAACGAAACAAATGTTCTTCAAAAGGAGTATGACAAGCAACAATCAGCTTTGGTTAGAGAAATTATAAACATAACTTTAACGTACACCccagtttttgaaaaactgtCCTTAGTCTTAGCACATTTGGATGTGATTTCCTCCTTTGCCCATACTTCATCATATGCCCCAATACCTTATATCAGGCCGAAATTACACCCTATGAATTCggaaagaagaacacaTCTCGTAAGTTCTCGCCATCCAGTGCTAGAAATGCAAGATGATGTGAGCTTTATATCTAATGACGTAACGTTGGAGAGTGGTTTAGGTGATTTTTTAATCATAACGGGTCCAAATATGGGTGGTAAATCCACTTACATAAGACAAGTGGGTGTAATTTCTCTGATGGCTCAAATTGGTTGTTTTGTACCTTGTGAAGAAGCTGAAATTGCTATCGTGGACGCGATTCTTTGTAGGGTTGGTGCAGGTGATTCCCAGTTGAAAGGTGTTTCTACGTTCATGGTTGAAATATTGGAAACGGCATccatattgaaaaatgcgAGCCAAAATTCCTTGATTATCGTTGACGAACTGGGACGTGGTACAAGTACCTACGATGGATTTGGATTAGCTTGGGCCATTGCCGAACATATCGCAGGTAAAATTGGATGTTTTGCATTGTTTGCGACCCATTTTCATGAATTAACAGAGCTCTCTGAAAAATTGCCTAATGTCAAAAATATGCACGTTGTAGCacatattgaaaagaacgCAGACGAACAAAAACATGATGACGAGGACATTACGTTATTATATAAAGTCGAGCCTGGTATTTCAGACCAATCTTTTGGTATCCATGTTGCAGAAGTGGTTCAGTTTCcagaaaaaattgtaaaaaTGGCTAAACGTAAAGCAAACGAACTTGACGATTTGAAGattaataatgaaaatatgaaaaaggCTAAATTATCATTGCAGGAAGTCAACGAAGGTAACATACGCTTGAAGACCCTACTAAAGGAATGGATACGCAGAGCAAAGGAGGAAGGGTTGGATGATCCAAGCAAAATTTCTGAAGAAGCATCACAGCATAAAATACAAGAGTTATTGCGTGCTATAGCCAGTGAATCGGAATATGAAAATGACAATTACTTGAAGTATATAAGGaagttattattataa